A genomic window from Pseudohongiella acticola includes:
- a CDS encoding ammonium transporter: MFKSKTIRSTAIVALVLSVLPSLAFAQEGLNGANTAWILTATALVLFMTVPGLSLFYAGLVRSKNVLSVLMQCFSIAAVISVLWLLYGYSIAFGPAEGGWWGGLSKSFFAGVSVDSLWGDIPEPLFAAFQMTFAIITPALIVGAFAERMKFSSLMLFVILWSTLVYFPVCHWVWNSNGWLFQMGLIDFAGGTVVHVTAGVAAVVMAVMLGQRRGFLTTAMIPHNLTMTITGAGMLWVGWYGFNAGSALAANGSAGMALLATHMSASAGALTWMCIEWIRHGKPSGLGAVTGLIAGLATITPAAGSVGPAGGMVIGVMGGFLCYFATIFLKHKLKIDDSLDVFPVHGVGGILGTLLAAVFVSQELGVFSGNGYAEGMALGSQLGVQALGILATGVYTAVVTIVLMKVVGILTNGNRVTQEQEQTGLDIADHDEKGYSM; encoded by the coding sequence ATGTTTAAATCTAAAACAATAAGATCGACTGCAATAGTCGCTTTGGTGTTATCGGTACTTCCTTCACTGGCGTTTGCTCAGGAGGGCCTGAATGGTGCCAATACGGCCTGGATTCTGACTGCCACGGCACTGGTGCTGTTCATGACGGTGCCTGGTTTGTCGCTGTTTTATGCCGGATTGGTTCGCAGTAAAAACGTATTGTCGGTGTTGATGCAGTGTTTCTCCATTGCAGCGGTCATTTCCGTGCTCTGGCTGCTGTATGGCTACAGTATTGCCTTTGGTCCTGCAGAAGGTGGCTGGTGGGGCGGTCTCAGCAAGTCCTTTTTTGCCGGCGTTTCTGTGGACTCTTTATGGGGTGACATACCTGAGCCACTTTTTGCTGCCTTTCAGATGACTTTTGCCATTATCACTCCAGCGTTGATTGTGGGTGCCTTTGCTGAACGCATGAAGTTTTCCTCCTTGATGCTGTTTGTCATTCTTTGGTCAACACTGGTGTACTTTCCGGTGTGTCATTGGGTATGGAACAGCAACGGCTGGTTATTCCAGATGGGACTGATTGACTTCGCGGGTGGCACGGTGGTTCACGTCACTGCCGGTGTGGCTGCGGTAGTGATGGCAGTAATGCTCGGGCAACGTCGGGGTTTCCTCACGACTGCCATGATCCCACATAACCTCACCATGACCATTACCGGGGCGGGAATGCTCTGGGTTGGCTGGTATGGTTTTAATGCCGGTAGTGCTCTGGCGGCCAATGGCAGTGCCGGCATGGCATTGCTGGCGACACACATGTCGGCATCGGCAGGCGCCCTGACCTGGATGTGTATTGAATGGATCAGACATGGCAAGCCCAGCGGTCTGGGCGCGGTTACAGGCCTGATTGCAGGTCTCGCTACGATCACGCCCGCCGCCGGATCGGTAGGTCCAGCTGGCGGCATGGTCATAGGTGTGATGGGCGGCTTTTTGTGCTATTTCGCCACTATCTTCCTTAAACACAAACTTAAGATTGATGACTCTCTGGATGTATTTCCGGTACACGGAGTCGGCGGTATCCTGGGCACGCTGTTAGCGGCAGTATTTGTATCACAGGAGCTCGGCGTATTCAGCGGCAATGGTTATGCCGAAGGTATGGCGCTGGGCTCCCAGCTAGGTGTGCAAGCACTGGGAATCCTTGCTACTGGCGTCTACACCGCTGTCGTCACCATTGTCCTGATGAAAGTTGTTGGCATACTCACCAATGGCAACCGTGTTACGCAAGAGCAGGAACAAACCGGTCTGGACATCG
- a CDS encoding P-II family nitrogen regulator: MKLITAIIKPFKADDVREALNELGVSGMTLTEVKGFGRQKGHTELYRGAEYVVDFLPKTKIEVAVSDERVDQAVEAICNAAGTGKIGDGKIFVVALEQVVRIRTGETGDAAV, from the coding sequence ATGAAACTGATTACCGCAATTATCAAACCATTCAAGGCTGATGATGTCCGCGAGGCGCTTAATGAACTTGGCGTTAGTGGTATGACTTTAACGGAAGTTAAAGGCTTTGGTCGACAGAAAGGTCATACCGAACTTTATCGTGGCGCTGAGTATGTTGTTGATTTTTTGCCGAAAACCAAAATAGAAGTGGCTGTTTCTGATGAGCGCGTTGACCAGGCCGTCGAGGCTATTTGCAACGCAGCGGGCACTGGCAAAATCGGTGATGGCAAAATATTTGTTGTGGCGCTGGAGCAGGTTGTTCGCATCCGTACTGGTGAAACAGGCGACGCTGCAGTGTAA